The Paenibacillus segetis genome includes the window TGAGGGAACCTATCGCCTGCCGGAAGCACAGCTCGATCGTTTTCTGATGCGGATTACACTTGGTTATCCGCAGCCTGATCATGAAGTTGAGATGCTGGGTCGCTTCCAGGAGTCTCGGCCGATTGAGGAACTAAAGCCAGTGATGTTGCTAGAAGAGATGAGCCTCATGCAGCGCCAAGTGAGAACAGTGTTTGTCGATGAAGTTATCAAGAAGTATATGGTCGAGGTAGCTCAGGTATCACGCCGACATCCCAAGACGATCCTTGGAATCAGCCCTCGTGGAACATTGGCTTGGATGGGGGCATCTCAGGCTATGGCTTATATCAAGGGGCGGATGTATGTCATTCCCGATGATGTAAAGGCCGTAGCAGAAGCTGTTCTTTCCCATCGGATTGTACCGAAAACAGAGTCAAGAATATCGGGAATTTACGGAGGCGATGTCATTACTGAGCTGTTGAATCAGACCCAGGTTCCGATATTCAGTAGGGCCAAAGGATTGTCCTCATGAGGAACAGTGTCCTTATCTGGTTGGTAGCTGGTGTTTGCTTAGGATTAATGGCAGCTTTGTACGGATGGCGAGGTGGAAGCTCCTCGCTATTCTTAATGCTGTTATTTTTCTTTATTATGATTCAGGGAGCAGTAGTCCAACTCATTGGACCTAAGAGAGCTGTCGTAAAGAGGTCATGGAGTCCAATCACTCCTTCGGTAGGTGATGAAGTGGAGGTCACGCTTTCCATTACTATATTCGGTGGATTTCCACCCATGTGGTTAGAAGTTCGAGATGGCTTCGCAGGTCCAGCTTCTCGTATTAGTAAGGGAGTGGCGCAGAGGCAAGGAGGCGTATTATGGTTTGCTGGATTTAGAAGAGAATATTCCGGGAAATATATTCTAAATGAATTGCCACGTGGGATATATATGGACTGTCCTATCACACTAACTTGGGGAGATGCCTTTGGTTGGTTTAGACGAAGTCTATACATAGAGGGGATTGACGTTCTTATTGTTCACCCTTCCCTACTAAGAATGGATTCCTCTCAGCTAGATGGGAGAATAGAAGGAAATGACTCCGAAGAGATAGTATCTATGTCAAGAGTTTCCACCCAATTGGGAGGGCATATAAGAGAGTACGAGGCAGGAGATCCGTTACGCCGCATACACTGGAAAGGTTCTGCCAAGCGAGGATCATTATTAACTCGTATTCCGGATGAGGCTGGTCAGGAGCCTCGTTATTTACTGCTCGATACCAGAAGAGGAGCTTACGCTCATATCCTAGGGGGGAAGTCTGCAGAGAGAATGGTGGGCTTAGGCGAGACTAATCAGATGTTCGAAATGGCCATATCTGCAGCTGCAACCTGGCTAAAGAGGGAATTTACTAAAGGGAGTGGAGATGTCTACTTCTGCTATGGGGACATGGAGAGCGCAAAACATCTTTCAGGAAATCGTGGTCTATATGATGGCTTAAATTTATTGGCTGGTGTTCTGCAAGAAAACGGTGATTCTGAGTCTGTATCGAAGCTATTTGTTCGTGCTAATCAATGCCGATCCGGGAAGCCTCAAATCATGACAATTATCACTGGAATCATGACCCCAGAGATGGCAGAGTCTATTCTTCGTCTATCGAATAGCGGAGATCAGCCCGAAGTATGGTGTGTCAATAGATCGGCACCCGGCACGGAGGGTGAGAAGTGGAGTACACGCCTTCAGGAGTATGGAATTACCATTCGGTATCTCACATCACATATCGCCACATTCTCCGCGACAGAAGGAGGTACAGCCCATGTTAGTGCCTGAGAAACAAAGCTCTTCTTCTCATTCACATGTGGGTGCCTCACCTACTCATAAGTTATCGATACAGCAGAATGATGCATTAAAGGATTGGGTCCAGCGAATCATAGTATCAATGCTTCTATTTGCTTTGTTCAGTGAATGGCTCTATCCACTGTATTCGCTTATAAACGAGGGCGAAACATTTAGTGTCACGATTTTTTTTATACTAACCGGGATCTTGTTGTTTCTTGGTTGTCTGCGCTTACCTGTATTTTTGTATACGTCATTTCCTCCGTTGCTCATTATAGGGACCATGTTTTATGTCTATGGCAGGGAGAAGGGAATAGGCTGGTTTGCTAGCTATTTGAAGGTTGGGGCGGGTGATGTGTCTGAGATATTTCATTCAGGCAGAATCTATGGAATCAGCATGGAATCACGTATACTTCTGTTGCTAATCGGCTGGACTTTATTAGTTGTTTCAGTGCAAATGTTAGCGATAAGTAAGGGGAGCATCATGCTGTTCTTTTCTGTCACCATATTTTATTTGCTGGCACTTGACCTAGCATTTGACCTATCCGTGTATGCTGGACTTGTTCGAGCTGCTGCGTGGGGATTACTTCTTCAGGCATTCATCTTTATGAATCCCGCGGCGAAGAGTCGTAAAACATGGATAATCGTCGGTAGTGCTACTGTGCTGACCTGTGTTCTAGGGGCTGGTTTGCTAAGTTTGGTAATTCCAAATCGGCCCACAATGAACATTCCTTGGCATAAGGCAATCCAAGCCTTTGGGGACTGGAGTGGCGCAACATCGCCAAGTCGGCAAAGCGCAGATTACGCAATATCGGGATACAGCCGTGACGATACAGAGCTTGGTTCATCCTTGACCCTGCGACACGAACTCTTCTTCACTGCACGCTCCCCGCGCCCTACTTATTGGCGAGGAGAAAGTAAGAGCTTCTATAGTGGGCGTGGATGGACGCAAGATCCTTCTATCGAGAGTAACGCAGGATTGAAGAATATGGAGTCTACTCTTGAGGGGGCTTCTACCTTCAAAAGTGAATGGATTGAGCAAGTTATTACATTTAATAAACCTATAAGTGGGAAAGTAGTGCTTATCGGCGGTGGTATTCCGGTGAGCCTAACTAGTATTAATTCAGGTAAAGACCAAGCAGGATCATCGCTATCAGCTCCTCGATTTGATGCGGAATCCGATGCATTAATTATCGATTCTGTAAGTACGGCACAACCTCTTCAAGGTTATGAGCTGACAGTAGCATTACAACAAGTTCCAAGTGAGAAACTAAGACTTACTCAAGGTTCTGATCCTGAGGATAATGTGCAACGTTATTTGCAACTTCCGGTGAAATTACCCCAGCGTGTGAGAGATCTGGGAATTACTTTGGTTCGGGATACATCCAACCGTTATGATGCAGTCCTCGCTGTCATGAATTATTTGGAGTCAAATTATACCTATAGTCTGACTTCCAACATTCCCTCAGCAGGGGATGACTTTGTCGATCACTTCTTATTTGAAGCACGAAGTGGATATTGCGATCATTTCTCCACTTCCATGGCGGTCCTGCTCAGAAGCGCTGGCATTCCTACGCGTTGGGTAAAGGGGTTTGCTCCGGGAGAGCCTAATAAACAGGACAGTCGACTCTATAACGTAAGTTATGCAGATGCTCACGCATGGGTTGAGGTATATTTTCCTGGTGAAGGTTGGGTTCCGTTTGATCCTACTCCGGGGTTCGATTATGATGCCGGAGCTTCTGTATCATCTCTTCATGACGAGGATAGCGGTAAGTTATCTAGCATCATTCCGATGATTAACAATACTTGGGGAAGCTTGAAGCAGGGGATAAGTGAAGCAGCTCTAAAACTGCAATTGTGGATGCATCGATATTTGGTTGAAACAATTGCTGTAGTTCTCGGTACTGGATTCCTGACCATGGTATACCGGGAGATTATGTTTCGCAGGAATATCATTCTCTTATGGCTACAGATGGTCAAACCTTATCGCCGTTTTCCAGATCGGACCCTGATGCTGAGCGCTGCAGAAAGGGTATGGCGTGAGATTTACTTACGTTATGGTAATAAGCCACAAACGATGACGGTTAGGGAATATGCCCAGCTCATCACTTGGGGTAATCAGGAAAAAGGGGTGCGATTAGAACACTTCATCACTGTATGGGAATCCTTATATTATGGAAGAATTAGGATAGACCGAAAAGCGAGTAGGGATTTTCTAAAACAATGCTGGAATATGGCTGTTCAGCAGGAATAATATCACATATGTGATCTTCCTTGACTACCTCTTTTGTCGTTTCGTATAATAAGTCTCATATTAAGGGAGGCTCGGTAATGAAAAAGCCAAGTGAAATCGTTGTTGTTCTGGATTTTGGAGGACAATACAATCAGCTAATAGCAAGAAGAATTCGTGATTTAGGTGTTTATAGTGAATTATTGCCATACAACACTTCAGCGGAGCGTTTGCGTGAGCTAGCTCCAAAAGGGATTGTGTTCTCTGGTGGACCGTCCAGCGTTTATGAAGAAGGTGCACCGAAAATTGATCAAGCTATCTATGATATCGGTGTTCCAATTTTCGGGATTTGTTATGGTATGCAATTAATGGCCCAAGATTTGGGTGGTAAGGTAGAACGTGCGGCTAAGCGTGAATACGGAAAAGCCGATGTAGATTTTGCCGATCATTCTGTATTGACAAAAGGACTGGATGCCAAACAAACCGTTTGGATGAGCCACGGAGACCATGTTGTGGAGCTTCCAACCGGGTTCCGTATCGACGCTTCGACAGAACATGCGCCAATCGCTGGTTTTGCTCATGAAGAGCGTCAGATGTTTGGCGTACAATTCCACCCAGAAGTACGACATTCTGTACATGGGAATGAAATGATTAAAAATTTCCTGTATGAAGTGTGTGGTTGCAAAGGTGACTGGAGCATGGAGACGTTTATCGAGGACGCGGTTCAAGATATTCGTAACAAAGTTGGAGACAAAAAAGTATTGTGCGCGCTGAGTGGTGGCGTTGATTCTTCAGTAGTGGCTATGCTTATTCACCGCGCAATAGGTGATCAATTGACATGTATGTTCATTGACCATGGTCTCTTACGTAAGGGAGAAGCAGAAAGCGTTATGGAGACATTTGTCGGCAAATTCGACATCCATGTCGTGAAGATTGACGCACGTGAACGCTTCCTTAGTAAGCTAGCTGGTGTGGATGATCCTGAACAAAAGCGTAAGATTATCGGTAATGAGTTTATTTACTGCTTCGATGAAGAGTCTGCTAAGATGGGTGATTTTGATTTCCTAGCGCAAGGTACACTGTATACGGATATCGTAGAGAGTGGAACAGCGACAGCGCAAACGATCAAATCACATCATAATGTTGGTGGACTACCTGAAGACATGAAGTTTAGCCTGATCGAGCCGTTGAACACACTCTTTAAAGACGAAGTACGTAAAGTCGGCGAAGAGCTTGGTATGCCGCAGGCCATCGTCTGGAGACAGCCGTTCCCAGGTCCTGGACTTGCCATTCGTGTGCTTGGCGAAGTAACGGAAGAGAAGCTTAAGATTGTTCGTGATTCTGACTTCATTCTGCGTGAAGAAATCGCCAAAGCCGGATTAGATCGCGAGATCTGGCAGTATTTCACCGCATTGCCAAACATGAAGAGCGTAGGTGTTATGGGTGATGCTAGAACCTATTCTTACACCGTCGGCATTCGTGCCGTTACCTCCATCGACGGTATGACAGCCGACTGGGCACGTATCCCTTGGGACGTACTTGAGAAAATCTCGGTTCGTATCGTTAACGAAGTGGAGAACGTCAACCGTATCGTTTATGACGTTACTTCGAAACCACCTGCAACGATTGAGTGGGAATAGGAAATAGAATAAAAGCCGGAATCTCTTGGTTTTCAAGGGATTTCGGCTTTTTGTGCTTTTGTTTTATAGAGATGCTTGATATGGTACGCCTTTAATGAACGTTTCGACGACTTCGAAGTTCTCGTCGAGCAGGGCGAGATCTGCATCGTAACCTGCTTCAATTCGCCCGATTTGATTCAACTGAAGGATCGACGCCGGCGTGGCAGAAGCCATCCGAATGCTGTCTTCCAGCGAGATGCCGAACGTTGTGCTCAGTTTGAGGGAACGGTTCATCGTTATCGTGCTGGATGCCAACGTGCCATCTTGCAGTCTCGCAATGCCGTCCCTGACCGTCACGTGATGACCGCCGAACAGATATTCGCCATCGCCGACCCCCATGGCTTGCAGCGCATCGGTCGTTAAAACCATGCGTTCCGGTCCCTTGATTTTATGCATGAGGCGGATAATGCCGGGATGCAAATGCACACCGTCGACAATCGCTTGAACGCTGACCTGATCGTTCTCTAATGCGGCAGTCACAAGTCCGGGAGAACGATGATGGATGCTCGGCATGGCATTGAAGCAATGGGTGATATGGGTGGCTCCTTCATGGAAGGCCAATTGTGCTTCCTCGTAAGTAGCGTCGGAATGGGCGATGGCGACCACGACATTTCTGCGTGTTAAATCATGAATAAGTTCGATGCCGCCAGGCAGCTCGGGAGCGATCGTGACCATCTTGATCAGATCTCCGGCTTCGCGGAAGATTAGCTCCATTTCATGAAGATCAGGATGTCTCAAATATTTCGGGTTTTGCATGCCTTTGCGCGCAACGTTCAAGTAAGGGCCTTCCAGGTGGATTCCGACAATTTTGGCACCCTCTTCATGACCGACGACTTGTTTGACGCTGCGAATCATGGCGAGAAGGTCATCCAGTGAAGAGCTTACGGACGTAGCCAGAAATCCAGTGCATCCTGTTTCTGCGCATGCTTTGGATACCGCTTGAATGCTAGTCGTCGTTCCATCCATCATGTCATGATTTTTTGCGCCGTGGATATGGACGTCAATCATACCTGGAATCAACAGGTTATGCTGTCCGTCCAAGATACGGTCTGCATCTTGAACATCTTCCGCTGCCGGATTCGGAGGAAGTATGGATTTGATTTTGTGATCTTCGATCCAGACGCTAGCAGGCATAAGCGCTCCGTTCTGAATCATCGTAATGTTGGAAAGTATCGTCTTCACAGGTGCTCCTCCTCTGAGGTTACTATGACTTCAATGCCGTACAAGTCTAGTTTTTCTTGGATCGCTGCAGGCAGATGCTGATTGGTAATAAGAAGATCGATTCCTTCAAAGCTGATTTTAAAAGACGACGTCTGATTCATTTTAGATGCATCCACCACGAGACAGACTTTTTTGGAATGCTGTAGAATCGATTTTTTCACTTGGACATCTTCCAGCTCAGAATAGAACAGCCCATCTTCGGTTATGCCTGAAGCGCCGATAAACGCATAGTCAAAATAAAATTGCTTCAGTTGCTCGCCGATCGAAGAACCGTATAAAAGGTGGGAATCGGGGTTGAAATAACCGCCCAGCAAATATACTTTGTTGTCTTGATGTCGGGACGAGACGGAAATCGCATTGTCGATCGAATGGGTGACGACGAGCAATCCCGTCTGTGTCAGCTGTTTGGAAATGAAATGCACCGTCGTGGAGACATCGAGCATGATCGTTGCTCCGTTTGGGATCCATTCAACGGCTTTGGCCGCAATGGCTTGTTTATCGATTGCATGATTTACTAGACGATCCGTATAACTTGCAATTTGGGCTCTCATGACCGGCAAGGAAATGCCGCCTCGAATGCGGTCGACTAAGCCTTGCTCCGTTAATGCGAGTATGTCTCTTCGTGCCGTATCTTTGGAGATGGAGAAGATCATGGCCAATTCTTCTTGTGTCAATTGCTTTCGATCTTCCAATATTTCTAGAATCCTCGCTAATCGTTGCGTTTGATCCATGTTGATCACCTCACACCAAAGGTATCACAAAATGAAGCGGTTTGCAATTATGTAAGTTTTTTTAGATTATATATTAAGTTTTTGTAAGTTTTTTTTGTGCTATTAATATTGATTGATTTAGAGGGCAAGCGAATCAGATTGCGTGAAATAGTAACGGTCGAGTGGGGATGAATAACCAATAAATTACGAAGTCTGGAATTCGTTACTATACGACTCCAGACTTTTTTTGTAGGATAATGACATGAGAAGTAAATTTTACGGAGAAAAACACTAATAATATAACCAATCACGAACGTTTATTGATTTTTCATAAAATAATATTCGTTTTTATGTTGACAATATAGTTCTTCACGCCTAGAATAAATCATGTGATAAGTCTTCAAAGTAAGACTGTCGGGGATATTCGACAAACTACAACTAAATGCTTTTCGTATAATTCCGGGGATTGGCCTGGGAGTTTCTACGAGATCACCGTAAATGATCTGGCTACGAAATGAAGAAGCGTGATATGTATGAAGTGTTGGACTTAAGTGACGGCAACCAAGTCGATTTAAGTGTACAGCATTTTTTCATGCCTCTTTTGTTCACATAGCCGGGGTGAGTGTTAATGTAACCCGGGCTTTTTGTCGTTTCCGACTCATTATAAGGAGGAGTTTTTAAATCATGGATCGGTTCTTTAAGCTTAAACAGAATGGTACAACAGTACGTACGGAAATTATGGCGGGTCTGACCACGTTTATGGCCATGGCTTACATCCTAACGGTCAATCCGAACACGCTTACTGCATTTGGTCAGATTGATATGGGCTGGTACTCTGTTTTCTTGGCGACTGCTCTTGCAGCTGGTATTTTCACGATCGCCATGGGTCTTTTCATTAACTTCCCAGTAGCACTTGCACCAGGTATGGGCCTGAATGCTTACTTTGCCTCCGTTATTCTGTCTTCGTCTACAACGGATCATCCTTTTACTTGGGAAATGGGTCTAACAGCCGTTTTTATCTCTGGTTTGATTTTTATCCTACTTACAATTACTCGGGTACGCCAAATGTTGCTGGATGCAATTCCAGACTCACTTAAACATGCTATCACGGTAGGGATCGGGTTGTTCATTGCGATCCTTGGTCTTAAGAACAGTGGTTTGATGACCATTGGTGTTGAGGCTGGTAATGATATTGCTGCACATACATTTACAGATGTACTTTCTTTTGAAACAGTTATCCACATGGGTAGCTTGACAAACAGTGATGTTCAACTTGCTATTATTGGTTTGCTTCTGATCGGTATCTTGATGGTACTTAATGTTCGTGGTGCGATTCTGTTCGGGATTTTAGGCACAACAGTTGTTGCATTGTTAATGGGTGTTGTAGATCTAAACACTTTGTCAGATCCACAAACTCCATGGATTCCTGATTTTACACAAGTTAACTTTATGAAGTTTGACTGGGATGGTATTCTTCATACCGGTATCGTATCTGCAATCGTTACATTTACATTCGTTGAATTGTTCGATACTTTTGGTACATTAGTTGGTACGGCAACTCGTGCCGGAATTATGAAAGACCCTGTAGAAGGTAAGAAACGCGTTGGTAAAGCTATGTTTGTTGACGCTGTAGCTGTTACGGGTGGTGCAATGTTAGGTACTTCAACTACTACGGCTTTTGTTGAGAGTGCAGCTGGGGTAGCTGAAGGTGGACGTACAGGTCTTACCGCAGTAACGACAGGCGCATGTTTCTTGTTAGCATTGTTCTTAGCTCC containing:
- a CDS encoding transglutaminase-like domain-containing protein, translating into MLVPEKQSSSSHSHVGASPTHKLSIQQNDALKDWVQRIIVSMLLFALFSEWLYPLYSLINEGETFSVTIFFILTGILLFLGCLRLPVFLYTSFPPLLIIGTMFYVYGREKGIGWFASYLKVGAGDVSEIFHSGRIYGISMESRILLLLIGWTLLVVSVQMLAISKGSIMLFFSVTIFYLLALDLAFDLSVYAGLVRAAAWGLLLQAFIFMNPAAKSRKTWIIVGSATVLTCVLGAGLLSLVIPNRPTMNIPWHKAIQAFGDWSGATSPSRQSADYAISGYSRDDTELGSSLTLRHELFFTARSPRPTYWRGESKSFYSGRGWTQDPSIESNAGLKNMESTLEGASTFKSEWIEQVITFNKPISGKVVLIGGGIPVSLTSINSGKDQAGSSLSAPRFDAESDALIIDSVSTAQPLQGYELTVALQQVPSEKLRLTQGSDPEDNVQRYLQLPVKLPQRVRDLGITLVRDTSNRYDAVLAVMNYLESNYTYSLTSNIPSAGDDFVDHFLFEARSGYCDHFSTSMAVLLRSAGIPTRWVKGFAPGEPNKQDSRLYNVSYADAHAWVEVYFPGEGWVPFDPTPGFDYDAGASVSSLHDEDSGKLSSIIPMINNTWGSLKQGISEAALKLQLWMHRYLVETIAVVLGTGFLTMVYREIMFRRNIILLWLQMVKPYRRFPDRTLMLSAAERVWREIYLRYGNKPQTMTVREYAQLITWGNQEKGVRLEHFITVWESLYYGRIRIDRKASRDFLKQCWNMAVQQE
- a CDS encoding DeoR/GlpR family DNA-binding transcription regulator, with the protein product MDQTQRLARILEILEDRKQLTQEELAMIFSISKDTARRDILALTEQGLVDRIRGGISLPVMRAQIASYTDRLVNHAIDKQAIAAKAVEWIPNGATIMLDVSTTVHFISKQLTQTGLLVVTHSIDNAISVSSRHQDNKVYLLGGYFNPDSHLLYGSSIGEQLKQFYFDYAFIGASGITEDGLFYSELEDVQVKKSILQHSKKVCLVVDASKMNQTSSFKISFEGIDLLITNQHLPAAIQEKLDLYGIEVIVTSEEEHL
- the nagA gene encoding N-acetylglucosamine-6-phosphate deacetylase, which produces MIQNGALMPASVWIEDHKIKSILPPNPAAEDVQDADRILDGQHNLLIPGMIDVHIHGAKNHDMMDGTTTSIQAVSKACAETGCTGFLATSVSSSLDDLLAMIRSVKQVVGHEEGAKIVGIHLEGPYLNVARKGMQNPKYLRHPDLHEMELIFREAGDLIKMVTIAPELPGGIELIHDLTRRNVVVAIAHSDATYEEAQLAFHEGATHITHCFNAMPSIHHRSPGLVTAALENDQVSVQAIVDGVHLHPGIIRLMHKIKGPERMVLTTDALQAMGVGDGEYLFGGHHVTVRDGIARLQDGTLASSTITMNRSLKLSTTFGISLEDSIRMASATPASILQLNQIGRIEAGYDADLALLDENFEVVETFIKGVPYQASL
- a CDS encoding DUF58 domain-containing protein, giving the protein MRNSVLIWLVAGVCLGLMAALYGWRGGSSSLFLMLLFFFIMIQGAVVQLIGPKRAVVKRSWSPITPSVGDEVEVTLSITIFGGFPPMWLEVRDGFAGPASRISKGVAQRQGGVLWFAGFRREYSGKYILNELPRGIYMDCPITLTWGDAFGWFRRSLYIEGIDVLIVHPSLLRMDSSQLDGRIEGNDSEEIVSMSRVSTQLGGHIREYEAGDPLRRIHWKGSAKRGSLLTRIPDEAGQEPRYLLLDTRRGAYAHILGGKSAERMVGLGETNQMFEMAISAAATWLKREFTKGSGDVYFCYGDMESAKHLSGNRGLYDGLNLLAGVLQENGDSESVSKLFVRANQCRSGKPQIMTIITGIMTPEMAESILRLSNSGDQPEVWCVNRSAPGTEGEKWSTRLQEYGITIRYLTSHIATFSATEGGTAHVSA
- the guaA gene encoding glutamine-hydrolyzing GMP synthase — its product is MKKPSEIVVVLDFGGQYNQLIARRIRDLGVYSELLPYNTSAERLRELAPKGIVFSGGPSSVYEEGAPKIDQAIYDIGVPIFGICYGMQLMAQDLGGKVERAAKREYGKADVDFADHSVLTKGLDAKQTVWMSHGDHVVELPTGFRIDASTEHAPIAGFAHEERQMFGVQFHPEVRHSVHGNEMIKNFLYEVCGCKGDWSMETFIEDAVQDIRNKVGDKKVLCALSGGVDSSVVAMLIHRAIGDQLTCMFIDHGLLRKGEAESVMETFVGKFDIHVVKIDARERFLSKLAGVDDPEQKRKIIGNEFIYCFDEESAKMGDFDFLAQGTLYTDIVESGTATAQTIKSHHNVGGLPEDMKFSLIEPLNTLFKDEVRKVGEELGMPQAIVWRQPFPGPGLAIRVLGEVTEEKLKIVRDSDFILREEIAKAGLDREIWQYFTALPNMKSVGVMGDARTYSYTVGIRAVTSIDGMTADWARIPWDVLEKISVRIVNEVENVNRIVYDVTSKPPATIEWE
- a CDS encoding NCS2 family permease; translated protein: MDRFFKLKQNGTTVRTEIMAGLTTFMAMAYILTVNPNTLTAFGQIDMGWYSVFLATALAAGIFTIAMGLFINFPVALAPGMGLNAYFASVILSSSTTDHPFTWEMGLTAVFISGLIFILLTITRVRQMLLDAIPDSLKHAITVGIGLFIAILGLKNSGLMTIGVEAGNDIAAHTFTDVLSFETVIHMGSLTNSDVQLAIIGLLLIGILMVLNVRGAILFGILGTTVVALLMGVVDLNTLSDPQTPWIPDFTQVNFMKFDWDGILHTGIVSAIVTFTFVELFDTFGTLVGTATRAGIMKDPVEGKKRVGKAMFVDAVAVTGGAMLGTSTTTAFVESAAGVAEGGRTGLTAVTTGACFLLALFLAPVAALIPGSATAAALIIVGVLMMQSVREIDFQDMVVAIPAFMTIAMMPFTYNIANGISFGIVFYVVLAFVANVIGKKKYDIHWLMWVLAVLIILRYIFLGSAG
- a CDS encoding AAA family ATPase produces the protein MRHDQACDLLERLVSRVDTVIVGKKKEIELAVVAMLYGGHILLEDVPGVGKTMLVRTLAACLGGTFGRIQFTSDLMPSDVTGVTVYHNHNGQFQFRPGPILANIVLADEINRAAPRTQSALLEAMEERKVTVDGVTHPLPKPFLILATQNPLEYEGTYRLPEAQLDRFLMRITLGYPQPDHEVEMLGRFQESRPIEELKPVMLLEEMSLMQRQVRTVFVDEVIKKYMVEVAQVSRRHPKTILGISPRGTLAWMGASQAMAYIKGRMYVIPDDVKAVAEAVLSHRIVPKTESRISGIYGGDVITELLNQTQVPIFSRAKGLSS